One region of Candidatus Electrothrix rattekaaiensis genomic DNA includes:
- a CDS encoding RNA polymerase II-associated protein, translating to MELECAKYGEKMDAEQAACRHPRDYCQHRTSCMIQFMEREKRGEKAKDARDARGTRKKD from the coding sequence ATGGAACTTGAATGCGCCAAATACGGAGAAAAAATGGATGCCGAACAAGCGGCCTGTCGGCACCCGAGAGATTACTGCCAGCACAGAACATCCTGCATGATTCAATTCATGGAACGGGAGAAAAGAGGTGAAAAAGCAAAAGATGCAAGAGATGCAAGGGGAACGAGGAAAAAAGATTAA
- a CDS encoding MazG nucleotide pyrophosphohydrolase domain-containing protein produces the protein MHASKPEQGRDVNPFQQLDQIVRKLRAPDGCPWDEKQTGPSLKKYLLEEAMELAEAIDNSDPEHIREEIGDMYFILALLALIYEEQDGVPGTDPVWKICDKMVRRHPHVFSRKEGMSGRSLSEEQLREQWERIKQEEKSTGKKK, from the coding sequence ATGCATGCTAGTAAACCGGAACAGGGAAGGGATGTCAATCCGTTTCAACAGCTTGATCAGATTGTCAGGAAGCTGCGTGCTCCGGACGGCTGTCCCTGGGATGAAAAGCAGACCGGGCCGAGTTTGAAAAAATATCTGCTGGAAGAGGCAATGGAGTTAGCTGAGGCCATTGATAACAGTGATCCAGAGCATATCCGCGAAGAGATAGGAGATATGTATTTTATCCTGGCCCTGCTCGCTCTTATTTACGAAGAACAGGATGGTGTTCCAGGAACAGATCCTGTCTGGAAGATTTGTGACAAGATGGTGCGTCGCCATCCTCATGTTTTTTCCCGGAAAGAGGGGATGTCTGGGCGATCTTTATCCGAAGAACAGCTTAGGGAGCAGTGGGAGCGGATAAAACAGGAGGAAAAGTCGACCGGGAAGAAAAAATAA
- a CDS encoding DUF2442 domain-containing protein gives MPLHIRKAAYLKDYTVEVTFSDGRKGTVDLRDALRGPMFEVLRDKAMFAGLRVDDELETIVWPNGADLAPEYVYFRAFRDEPELQEQFARWGYILQKRS, from the coding sequence ATGCCTCTGCATATTAGAAAAGCTGCATACCTGAAGGACTATACAGTGGAAGTGACATTCAGTGACGGCAGAAAAGGAACCGTTGATCTGCGTGATGCTCTTCGAGGGCCTATGTTTGAGGTGCTACGGGACAAGGCAATGTTTGCGGGTCTGCGGGTTGATGACGAATTGGAAACCATTGTTTGGCCCAACGGTGCTGATCTCGCTCCTGAGTATGTTTATTTCAGAGCGTTCAGAGATGAACCGGAGTTGCAGGAGCAGTTTGCGCGGTGGGGTTATATTCTGCAAAAACGGTCATGA
- a CDS encoding LemA family protein, with translation MRHFVLFLAVALIMPALTGCGYNTIQENDESVIAAWGDVEAAYQRRADLIPNLVETVKAYAAHEKDTLTAVTEARAKVGQLNLGSDTLNNPEAMANFQAAQGGMSSALSKLMVVVEKYPDLKANQNFRDLQHQLEGTENRINVARVRYNKAVQIFNTSIRTFPNNLTNNFLLNLPRREPFKAEEGAQRAPKVKF, from the coding sequence ATGCGCCATTTTGTTCTTTTCCTGGCTGTTGCCTTGATTATGCCCGCCTTGACCGGCTGCGGCTACAATACCATTCAAGAAAATGACGAGTCGGTCATTGCGGCTTGGGGTGACGTTGAGGCTGCCTACCAGCGCCGGGCCGACCTGATTCCTAATTTGGTGGAAACAGTGAAGGCCTATGCGGCTCACGAGAAGGATACCCTGACTGCGGTAACCGAGGCGCGTGCCAAGGTGGGTCAGTTAAATCTGGGCAGCGACACCCTGAATAATCCAGAGGCCATGGCCAATTTCCAAGCGGCCCAAGGCGGTATGAGCTCAGCACTTTCCAAGCTCATGGTGGTGGTGGAAAAATATCCCGACCTCAAGGCCAACCAAAATTTTCGCGATCTCCAGCATCAGTTGGAGGGCACTGAAAATCGCATCAACGTGGCTCGGGTTCGATACAACAAGGCTGTACAGATTTTCAACACCTCCATCCGCACCTTTCCCAACAATCTGACCAACAACTTTCTCTTGAATCTGCCCAGACGGGAGCCGTTCAAGGCTGAGGAAGGGGCGCAAAGAGCACCAAAGGTGAAATTTTAA
- a CDS encoding TPM domain-containing protein has translation MQLFSTPRHAPTNPPLSGAAVQVGGISLLALLLISLTVLPVSARTIPAFKGYVNDYADMISGPVEAKLEQTLESFERTDSTQIAVLTVDSLEGDPLGDFSIRVAEEWGIGQKGKDNGVLLLVAKKERRARLEVGYGLEGVLTDLLAGRIIDDVITPRFKSGQFDQGFEGGVEAVIQATRGEFKADQTSSRRGGRRGESPLFSYLFFGGFFISFLGQFSRKVGIVAGAITLPVVFLLVSFPGWLILLVLIPIGALAGLLLSIISPIFLSGSGSSGGSSSGSGFGGFSGGGGGSFGGGGASGGW, from the coding sequence TTGCAACTGTTCAGCACTCCTCGTCATGCCCCGACCAACCCGCCTTTATCAGGGGCGGCGGTGCAGGTCGGGGGTATCTCACTATTGGCTCTGCTCCTCATAAGCCTGACTGTTCTTCCTGTCTCGGCCCGGACGATTCCGGCCTTTAAGGGCTATGTCAACGACTATGCCGATATGATCAGCGGACCTGTCGAGGCGAAGCTGGAGCAGACCCTGGAATCCTTTGAACGCACCGATTCAACCCAGATAGCGGTGCTCACCGTCGATTCTCTGGAAGGCGACCCTTTGGGAGATTTTAGTATCCGGGTGGCGGAAGAATGGGGCATCGGTCAGAAGGGTAAAGATAACGGCGTATTGCTGCTGGTGGCTAAGAAAGAGCGTCGAGCACGGCTGGAAGTCGGTTATGGCTTGGAAGGGGTGCTGACCGACCTGCTCGCCGGCAGAATTATTGATGATGTCATCACCCCTCGTTTTAAATCCGGTCAATTTGATCAGGGGTTTGAGGGCGGGGTGGAGGCTGTGATACAAGCGACTCGAGGAGAATTCAAGGCTGATCAAACCTCATCTCGACGTGGCGGTCGGCGTGGAGAATCGCCGCTATTCTCGTATCTTTTCTTCGGCGGGTTTTTCATTTCCTTTTTGGGACAGTTTTCCCGCAAAGTAGGGATAGTTGCCGGGGCAATTACTCTGCCTGTTGTATTTTTGCTGGTCTCGTTCCCGGGCTGGCTGATTCTGCTTGTATTGATTCCAATCGGGGCCCTTGCTGGCCTGCTGCTGTCGATTATCTCGCCCATTTTTCTCAGTGGCAGCGGGAGCAGCGGCGGAAGCAGCAGCGGCAGTGGATTTGGAGGTTTCAGCGGCGGCGGTGGCGGCAGTTTTGGCGGCGGCGGTGCTTCAGGAGGTTGGTAA
- a CDS encoding right-handed parallel beta-helix repeat-containing protein: MKYLILSLTLLIITFSCLPNRVIAADVVPTGSVQVFIEPEGAVDAGAKWEVQLWHGWEGPFSSGYTASHFTVDDARVRGTDIVGWDTPAEIPIKITDGGLAQATLIYTRITGSIEITIEPEEARDAGATWGTMIDGIGWWGPANSDRKYDHFPVGPKTISFSDISGWQTPDDITINVVAADVVKRTVTYTQDSPETGKVKVTISPSEAVDAGAQWRTVTSSGPNLWKDSGEVETGHPAGLLKVEFKDVSGWNTPDSKNVTVTADSTKTTSGTYTEDGPSDPETGSVEVTIYPSEAVAAGAQWRTVTASGPNTWRDSGDIESAHPAGLLTVEFKDVSGWSKPSNRTVDIIAGTTASEAGTYTEDSPTTGSVQVTISPTEAVSAGAQWKLKLADGTLLGPYSSGDTASNLEPGSGVVQFVDVTDWITPADASVNVVAGDTATASGEYTQHLEEPDVCIGHDYEQQTPLAGVTPPTVEISGDSAVNEQAELSLSANSTVDEAKGGSKFYYWCAEKGLLQADPAHPDYSQVKFIAPKVPGSDEDIRIYAKVGDTLGYVGRDIFHVNVSERGNFDASDPAPTVSVTLPDILYAGRPFRILYTIADALFAAPARADLSAPVRMQAIAAEMSESAAAVEEPTSDLYTDMYISTDGGDFIQVVKGLRGESGAYTIIPPTVTENFSIKVVVTDGNSTVEKIIDAPAVQPWYEISGYCSDGESGEPIPNCLVQAAEYGRALSDYTGGFELAGLNEGSFTVSAGHADYYFEPRKVSVALTKDHPGQDVSFTGWPMTDDDDDGMPDSWEEKYFGDLSQDGSGDFDQDGLADLDEFYQGTDPTAADSDADGIPDGWEVLHGLDPLTDDSGDDSDNDGFSNYEEYEAGTDPQDASSHPVFCHFRVPGDYATLSLAIMAAHGRTDGAAVCVSPGTYEENVELLDKVWLVAESKDPAETVILGDGKKDVVTMNKVDSGGVVGFTIKSKGKGKKNKTQADGIVFKGASQRAVIARNIITDTRNAVILRGNVSPLIMNNTVVGNQSDGIEVSGNSPAQVQNNIVADNSGYGIVRNGHALDVLAYNDAFGNSKVDYRKTEMGEGGLNADPLFAEGYRLGADSPCLDAGRTLNGAVTDMGAYGGNTAALVYGGYVPGPPDSDKDGISDDWEMQYFASLAAADAASDHDGDGYSDYAEYVNSVNGAVDPDGSGFDPLAENAAGGDGWSSGDNTALKGLLPFIYELLLKKE, translated from the coding sequence ATGAAATATCTTATTTTGTCGCTAACTCTTCTGATAATTACATTTTCTTGTTTGCCTAATAGGGTAATTGCTGCTGATGTTGTCCCTACAGGTTCTGTGCAGGTTTTTATTGAGCCTGAAGGAGCGGTAGATGCCGGGGCGAAATGGGAAGTTCAATTGTGGCATGGTTGGGAAGGGCCGTTTAGTAGCGGCTACACAGCAAGCCATTTTACTGTTGATGATGCTCGGGTGAGGGGTACAGACATTGTCGGGTGGGACACGCCTGCTGAGATTCCCATTAAGATCACAGACGGTGGATTGGCACAGGCAACACTGATCTATACCCGCATAACCGGTTCCATCGAGATTACAATAGAGCCTGAAGAGGCACGGGATGCCGGTGCTACGTGGGGGACAATGATTGACGGAATCGGATGGTGGGGTCCGGCGAATAGCGACAGAAAGTACGATCATTTTCCGGTTGGACCGAAAACAATCAGTTTCAGCGACATTTCCGGCTGGCAAACGCCTGACGATATCACAATTAATGTAGTGGCAGCTGATGTTGTCAAAAGAACCGTGACGTATACTCAGGACAGCCCGGAAACCGGCAAAGTTAAGGTAACGATATCTCCCAGTGAAGCTGTTGATGCCGGAGCGCAGTGGCGGACAGTAACATCATCCGGCCCAAATTTATGGAAGGACAGTGGTGAAGTTGAAACTGGTCATCCTGCAGGTCTTTTGAAGGTTGAGTTTAAAGATGTTTCCGGCTGGAATACTCCTGACTCAAAAAACGTCACTGTTACTGCTGACTCTACCAAAACGACATCGGGAACGTACACAGAAGATGGCCCTTCTGACCCAGAAACCGGCTCAGTCGAGGTAACGATCTACCCCAGTGAAGCTGTTGCTGCGGGAGCACAATGGCGGACAGTGACAGCATCAGGTCCGAATACATGGAGAGACAGCGGTGATATTGAATCCGCTCATCCGGCGGGTTTGTTGACGGTTGAGTTTAAAGATGTTTCCGGTTGGAGCAAGCCATCAAATAGGACGGTTGATATTATTGCCGGAACAACGGCTTCTGAAGCAGGAACGTACACCGAAGATTCCCCGACAACCGGGTCTGTTCAGGTCACAATCAGTCCGACTGAAGCAGTTTCTGCCGGGGCACAATGGAAGCTCAAGCTCGCGGACGGCACCCTGCTGGGACCGTACAGCAGCGGCGATACAGCGAGCAATCTTGAGCCGGGCAGTGGAGTTGTCCAGTTTGTTGATGTGACAGACTGGATCACGCCTGCTGATGCCTCAGTCAACGTAGTTGCCGGAGACACAGCCACAGCCAGTGGTGAATATACGCAGCACCTTGAAGAACCGGATGTCTGCATCGGTCATGACTACGAGCAGCAGACCCCGCTTGCCGGGGTAACCCCGCCGACTGTTGAGATTTCCGGTGATTCCGCAGTGAACGAACAGGCTGAACTCAGTCTTTCTGCCAACTCTACTGTAGATGAAGCCAAGGGCGGCAGTAAATTCTATTACTGGTGCGCGGAAAAGGGCCTGCTCCAGGCCGACCCTGCTCATCCTGATTACAGTCAGGTGAAATTCATTGCACCGAAAGTTCCCGGAAGCGACGAAGATATTCGCATCTACGCTAAGGTCGGCGACACGCTGGGCTATGTGGGCCGGGACATCTTTCATGTCAATGTCTCGGAACGCGGCAATTTCGATGCCAGCGATCCGGCACCTACGGTTTCTGTGACCCTGCCGGATATCCTCTATGCAGGTCGTCCATTCCGTATTCTCTATACAATTGCTGATGCCCTGTTTGCTGCCCCTGCCCGTGCCGATCTGTCTGCTCCAGTACGGATGCAGGCAATAGCGGCGGAGATGAGTGAGAGCGCAGCAGCGGTTGAAGAACCGACCTCTGATCTCTACACCGATATGTATATCAGCACAGACGGCGGCGACTTCATTCAGGTTGTCAAGGGATTGCGTGGCGAGAGCGGAGCATATACAATCATTCCGCCGACAGTGACGGAAAATTTCAGTATTAAGGTTGTTGTTACCGACGGGAACAGCACCGTAGAAAAAATCATTGATGCTCCGGCTGTGCAGCCGTGGTATGAGATTTCCGGGTACTGCTCAGACGGGGAAAGCGGCGAACCGATTCCCAACTGTCTGGTCCAGGCAGCGGAATACGGCAGGGCACTCAGCGATTACACCGGCGGCTTTGAACTGGCCGGGCTTAACGAGGGCAGCTTTACGGTGAGCGCAGGTCATGCTGACTACTATTTTGAACCCCGCAAGGTCAGTGTTGCCTTGACCAAAGATCATCCGGGCCAGGATGTTTCCTTTACAGGCTGGCCGATGACCGATGACGATGACGACGGAATGCCGGACAGTTGGGAAGAGAAATATTTCGGCGATCTGTCGCAGGACGGCAGTGGTGATTTTGATCAGGATGGCCTTGCTGATCTGGATGAATTTTATCAGGGTACAGACCCGACAGCAGCGGACAGCGATGCAGACGGTATCCCGGACGGCTGGGAAGTCCTGCACGGGCTTGATCCGCTGACCGATGACAGCGGTGATGACTCGGATAATGACGGGTTCAGCAATTATGAAGAGTATGAAGCAGGTACCGATCCGCAGGATGCCAGCTCGCATCCGGTGTTCTGCCATTTCCGGGTGCCGGGTGATTATGCAACGCTGAGTTTAGCGATAATGGCGGCGCACGGCAGAACAGACGGAGCTGCGGTCTGCGTCAGTCCGGGCACCTATGAGGAGAACGTCGAGCTGCTGGATAAGGTCTGGCTGGTGGCGGAATCCAAAGATCCGGCAGAAACTGTGATTCTCGGTGACGGCAAGAAGGATGTGGTGACTATGAACAAGGTTGATTCCGGCGGTGTGGTCGGGTTCACCATCAAAAGTAAGGGCAAAGGCAAGAAGAACAAGACCCAGGCCGACGGCATTGTTTTTAAAGGTGCTTCCCAGCGGGCCGTGATTGCCCGGAACATCATCACCGACACCCGGAACGCGGTCATCCTGCGCGGCAATGTTTCGCCGCTGATTATGAATAATACCGTGGTTGGTAATCAGAGCGACGGCATTGAGGTGAGCGGTAATTCCCCGGCCCAGGTGCAGAATAATATTGTGGCGGATAATAGCGGTTACGGGATTGTCAGGAACGGTCATGCTCTTGATGTTCTTGCCTATAATGATGCCTTTGGCAACAGTAAGGTAGATTATCGCAAGACTGAAATGGGTGAAGGCGGGCTGAATGCTGACCCGCTGTTTGCAGAGGGCTACCGGCTGGGAGCGGATTCGCCCTGTCTTGATGCCGGACGTACTCTGAACGGTGCTGTGACGGATATGGGGGCCTATGGCGGCAACACGGCTGCGCTGGTGTATGGCGGCTATGTGCCCGGTCCGCCGGACAGTGATAAAGACGGGATCAGTGATGATTGGGAGATGCAGTATTTTGCGAGCCTTGCGGCTGCCGATGCGGCCAGCGATCATGACGGTGACGGGTATTCTGATTATGCTGAGTACGTCAACAGCGTGAACGGGGCGGTTGATCCAGATGGTAGCGGGTTTGATCCTTTGGCGGAGAATGCGGCTGGAGGGGATGGTTGGAGTTCCGGGGATAATACGGCTCTGAAAGGGCTTTTGCCGTTTATTTATGAGTTGTTGTTGAAGAAAGAATAG
- the purD gene encoding phosphoribosylamine--glycine ligase gives MKVLVIGSGGREHALVWKLSQSEKVRSICCAPGNAGIKKMASCVKISSDDIEGLLEFAKKENVDLTIVGPEDALAAGIVDRFEEEGLRIFGPSKAAAALESSKVFCKEFLEKYNIPTAAYESFTKPGAAKKYIEKIGAPCVVKADGLAAGKGVIICQTEDEAKETVDQMLKENAFGDAGSTVVVEEFLTGEEASFIAFVDGETVLPLPSSQDHKAVFEGDRGPNTGGMGAYSPAPILDEGMSMRVMNEVMLPTVRGMAEEGRPFKGMLYAGMMIDGDRINVLEFNCRFGDPECQPLLMRLQTDLVEIIEKALDGKLNEVELEIDPRPAVCVVMASEGYPGNYITGKPITGLVNAAKLRDVMIFHAGTAIENRRTVTSGGRVFGVTAMDTSVNKAIERAYKAVDKIRWKGCYYRRDIGHRAVSHLKKNCGPLVGVIMGSDSDLPVMRAATDFLDSVGIKNEIRISSAHRTPEQAAEYARTAAQRGLKIIIAGAGMAAHLAGVLAAHTTLPVIGVPIDASSLNGLDALLSTVQMPPGIPVGTMGIGKAGAKNAAVFAARILATSNPDLVAALEQHSQDMAAQVEEKNKALAEKK, from the coding sequence ATGAAGGTTCTGGTTATTGGTTCCGGTGGCAGGGAACATGCCTTGGTTTGGAAGTTGAGCCAGTCGGAAAAGGTACGATCCATCTGCTGTGCACCCGGAAATGCCGGAATAAAAAAAATGGCATCCTGTGTCAAGATAAGCTCGGATGATATTGAGGGGCTGCTTGAGTTTGCTAAAAAAGAGAATGTTGATTTGACCATAGTGGGGCCGGAAGATGCTCTGGCCGCCGGTATTGTTGATCGCTTTGAAGAAGAAGGTCTGCGTATTTTTGGGCCAAGCAAGGCTGCTGCCGCGTTGGAAAGCAGTAAGGTGTTCTGTAAAGAATTTCTCGAAAAATATAATATCCCCACTGCGGCATATGAGTCCTTTACGAAGCCGGGCGCAGCCAAGAAATATATCGAAAAGATAGGCGCACCTTGTGTGGTCAAGGCGGACGGGCTGGCTGCGGGTAAAGGGGTTATTATCTGTCAGACCGAAGATGAGGCCAAGGAAACGGTTGATCAGATGCTGAAGGAAAACGCCTTTGGCGATGCAGGCAGCACTGTGGTCGTTGAAGAGTTTCTCACCGGTGAGGAGGCTTCCTTTATCGCCTTTGTTGATGGCGAAACCGTCCTGCCCCTGCCTTCGTCTCAGGATCATAAGGCTGTTTTTGAAGGTGATCGCGGCCCGAACACCGGCGGTATGGGTGCCTATTCACCGGCCCCGATCCTGGATGAAGGCATGAGCATGCGGGTGATGAACGAGGTCATGCTGCCCACAGTGCGGGGCATGGCGGAAGAGGGCCGTCCTTTTAAGGGGATGCTGTACGCTGGCATGATGATTGACGGTGATCGGATCAATGTGTTGGAGTTTAACTGTCGTTTTGGGGATCCAGAATGCCAGCCTTTGCTCATGCGTCTGCAAACCGATCTGGTGGAGATTATTGAAAAGGCTCTTGACGGTAAACTCAATGAGGTTGAGCTGGAGATTGATCCCCGACCCGCAGTCTGCGTTGTTATGGCCTCGGAAGGATATCCGGGTAATTATATCACCGGCAAACCCATCACCGGTTTGGTCAACGCTGCAAAGCTGAGAGATGTCATGATCTTTCATGCTGGTACAGCCATTGAAAACCGCAGAACCGTGACCTCCGGCGGCAGGGTCTTTGGAGTCACGGCAATGGATACTTCCGTTAACAAGGCCATTGAGCGGGCGTATAAGGCGGTGGATAAGATCAGATGGAAGGGGTGCTATTATCGTCGTGATATCGGACATCGTGCTGTTTCTCATCTGAAGAAAAATTGCGGCCCTTTGGTGGGCGTGATTATGGGATCGGATTCGGATCTGCCTGTTATGCGGGCGGCCACGGATTTCCTTGACTCGGTGGGCATTAAGAATGAGATCAGAATCTCTTCGGCTCACCGCACGCCGGAGCAGGCAGCCGAGTACGCCCGGACTGCTGCCCAGCGCGGCCTGAAGATTATCATTGCCGGTGCCGGAATGGCAGCTCACTTGGCCGGGGTGCTGGCTGCGCATACCACCCTGCCGGTGATCGGTGTGCCTATTGATGCCTCTTCGCTGAATGGGCTGGATGCCCTGCTGTCCACTGTGCAGATGCCGCCGGGGATCCCTGTGGGAACAATGGGTATCGGCAAGGCCGGTGCGAAGAACGCAGCGGTCTTTGCGGCTCGGATTCTTGCCACCAGCAATCCCGACTTGGTTGCAGCCCTTGAGCAGCACAGTCAGGATATGGCGGCACAGGTTGAGGAAAAAAATAAGGCCCTTGCCGAGAAGAAATAG
- a CDS encoding DUF4160 domain-containing protein yields the protein MPIISRFLGIIITMYWDDHSPPHFHAKYGEYEMTVDIRTGVIEGKFPKRALRHVLEWYEMHKDELLENWHRCGERETLNPIEPLE from the coding sequence ATGCCGATCATAAGCAGATTTCTTGGGATCATCATCACGATGTATTGGGATGATCACAGTCCGCCTCATTTTCATGCCAAATACGGAGAATACGAAATGACGGTCGATATTCGTACCGGCGTTATAGAAGGAAAATTTCCCAAAAGAGCTTTACGGCATGTGCTGGAATGGTATGAAATGCATAAAGATGAACTGCTGGAGAACTGGCACCGTTGCGGAGAACGCGAGACCCTGAACCCTATAGAACCTTTGGAGTGA
- a CDS encoding FKBP-type peptidyl-prolyl cis-trans isomerase — translation MCPVALTDTVTVTYTASLETGELIEKRDEENPATVSIGSGVLCQAVEACLFGMEPGQRRVIRVDPEDAYGLHQKELVQQIPLAHFQGKLDPKPGMILSLTVDRDGERHQVPATITEVHEDSMTVDYNHPLAGRPIVYEVTLITINS, via the coding sequence ATGTGCCCTGTCGCCTTGACTGACACCGTTACTGTTACCTATACGGCTTCTCTGGAAACCGGAGAGCTCATCGAAAAAAGAGATGAAGAAAATCCGGCTACCGTATCCATCGGCAGCGGAGTCCTGTGTCAGGCTGTTGAAGCCTGTTTGTTCGGTATGGAGCCGGGGCAGAGAAGAGTGATCCGAGTGGACCCTGAAGATGCTTACGGACTGCATCAGAAGGAGTTGGTCCAGCAGATTCCCTTGGCACATTTTCAGGGGAAGCTTGATCCGAAACCGGGAATGATCCTTTCTCTGACAGTGGACAGGGACGGAGAGCGGCATCAGGTGCCAGCCACGATCACCGAGGTGCATGAGGACAGCATGACGGTGGATTATAATCATCCGCTGGCCGGGCGGCCCATTGTCTATGAGGTCACGCTGATCACGATCAATTCCTGA
- a CDS encoding DUF29 domain-containing protein has translation MNTAVEYDQDFYQWLMKNAKLLRQGNFSEADTEHIAEELEAMGKKEQRELVSRLTVLLAHLLKWTFQPARRTRSWKNTITAQRIDIMDLLEDSPSLQHELKKKTAKAYMRSRLMAENETGIDKSRFPAESPFSVEEILGQDFYPETEECL, from the coding sequence ATGAACACTGCCGTTGAGTATGATCAGGATTTTTATCAATGGTTGATGAAAAACGCCAAGTTGCTTCGCCAAGGCAATTTTTCAGAGGCTGATACCGAGCATATCGCGGAGGAGCTGGAGGCTATGGGGAAAAAAGAACAGAGAGAGCTGGTCAGCCGATTGACTGTTCTGCTGGCGCATCTTTTGAAGTGGACCTTTCAGCCCGCACGAAGAACTCGAAGCTGGAAGAACACCATTACCGCACAGCGAATAGACATCATGGATCTGTTGGAGGACAGTCCCAGCCTGCAACACGAGCTGAAAAAAAAGACAGCAAAAGCCTATATGCGGAGCAGGCTTATGGCGGAGAATGAGACCGGGATTGATAAGAGCAGGTTTCCTGCGGAGAGTCCGTTTTCTGTTGAGGAGATTCTTGGGCAGGATTTTTATCCTGAGACTGAGGAATGTCTTTGA
- a CDS encoding L-threonylcarbamoyladenylate synthase: MLCSASDPAALDEAACLLRQGGLIAFPTETYYGLGVDPFNVEALERLFSVKQRQPDKPVLVLVAEQAQVTELAAAVPAVLHRLMTAFWPGPLTMVFPGRASLPSLLTGGTGNIGIRQSPHSLAIDLLRAFGGPITATSANRSGAPPATTAAEIQESLGAEIDLILDGGTTPGGAGSTLVSCDQQQLRCLRAGVVSFGEVCKVASVINR; encoded by the coding sequence GTGCTCTGTTCCGCTTCAGATCCGGCTGCACTTGACGAGGCGGCGTGTTTGCTTCGTCAAGGTGGCCTGATCGCCTTCCCGACAGAGACCTACTACGGCCTTGGCGTTGATCCCTTTAATGTCGAGGCTCTTGAACGTCTCTTTTCCGTAAAACAACGACAGCCGGACAAACCTGTCTTGGTTCTTGTTGCCGAGCAGGCCCAGGTAACCGAACTGGCGGCGGCGGTGCCTGCGGTCTTGCACCGGCTTATGACGGCCTTCTGGCCCGGCCCGCTCACCATGGTTTTTCCGGGACGAGCAAGCCTGCCGTCCCTTCTCACCGGCGGTACCGGCAATATCGGTATCCGGCAATCTCCCCATTCCCTTGCTATTGACCTGCTCCGTGCCTTTGGCGGGCCGATTACAGCGACCAGTGCTAATCGCTCTGGTGCTCCCCCTGCAACAACTGCTGCTGAGATCCAGGAGAGCCTGGGCGCGGAAATTGATCTGATTTTGGACGGCGGTACCACTCCCGGCGGTGCAGGCTCTACCTTGGTTAGTTGTGATCAACAGCAACTTCGCTGTTTGCGGGCAGGGGTGGTTTCGTTTGGGGAGGTTTGCAAGGTTGCTTCTGTAATAAACAGGTAA